ggctggcacacatgaggttgcatgctttgaccacgccatagggacttatcaggtcgagcataggggtggtacaacatccgacggcgaggtccgagagtcgaggatacatgtggttgtcctccaagatttcaagtgcacttgtggtaaaccaaggcaataccactttgtatgttcgcatttggtggcagcagctaggcatcgcaactataatatcgagaggaggatacctcatgagttcagtgtcaacatgcttgtgaacacatggagccctcgcttcgtgcctttccaggaccctagagagtggcctccatatgatgggccgaagtacattacggatccagcttaccgttggaacaagcgtggatcaaggcagaggacgaggcataggatggttatggatcagatacccgaaagaactaggcatgggagaggaactacatttgttactgatcccgagcagcacgagtgcggcaagtgcggtagacttggccacaactcacgaagttggcaTTGGCAGATTAGTGGGGTAGGACTATTGatttatagtattattttatatttgtcgtatcatatatttaattatgcatgtatcaatttatgcttgtatttgtgtcaattacctatacatttataagttcatgtttcattgtacattgcaattctaattgattcactttttttgtaggatggagcaattccacctgctcgacccgacgtacgaggagacccaccgaggacgtctcgttgcgctggggcaggtaataatctataagttttattcgtacatgtgttcgtgaagtaacatgtgactatgttatattcgatgtaggaccttccgcaccttcgttctaggacccacagtgggttcttggacattcggtacgatgataggtacactcctttcctgcaaagagctagcctggatgtcatctcctttcaggttcatcgtgggttgcccaagttcaactcagcggcgataactgcattggtagacaggtattaaagtgaatcattgcctccattcatggccatttgttcatgcgattgactttttgacaagtaatcttgcttggtcttaaatataggtggcggccggagactcacagcttccacctacctttcaagGAGATGACAATCTCGCtttaggactgtcagaagatgctaggcctaaggattcatgggaacccaatcaccgggcagtgcaggtcagagggatggagagcacgagtggaggccttccttaggcgtgagcttggcgagcaaggggctc
The sequence above is drawn from the Miscanthus floridulus cultivar M001 chromosome 15, ASM1932011v1, whole genome shotgun sequence genome and encodes:
- the LOC136506739 gene encoding protein MAIN-LIKE 1-like — translated: MEQFHLLDPTYEETHRGRLVALGQDLPHLRSRTHSGFLDIRYDDRYTPFLQRASLDVISFQVHRGLPKFNSAAITALVDRWRPETHSFHLPFKEMTISL